The proteins below are encoded in one region of Drosophila santomea strain STO CAGO 1482 chromosome 3R, Prin_Dsan_1.1, whole genome shotgun sequence:
- the LOC120452929 gene encoding heterogeneous nuclear ribonucleoprotein 87F isoform X2: MANRSSQRDREFSRDHTSNYNRDNRDYTRDNRENRDNRDNRDNRDNRDNRDNRDNRGNFRDYRNRDRDRDRQRQVPTEPPFIAYVGNLPKGLVQGDVMKIFSDFEVKNVRLIKDRETDEFKGYGYVEFETLAQLKRALSCNGRIKLDNFSAPLRIDIADHRRQTPGSSGAGGAPPVGGSQSLGGHERGGGGGRGGGAGGGNGSNPYYQRRNYRRDDSVGSHQCRRREARSSSNHHMSNSSPTQSTTSINYNRTTRGGFKSRGGAGDRSGGMGNGHGNGNGNGNRYQGGAPRHYDDREDHHSSSSGGYQRNRNYNFNRSLNSGGGGGAGVVRGGNPQRNFNGNGGGGFGGINGNGNYTNFVQNRNRDRRGHYNPNNAGSSGSYNGNGNGNFGADNSNPVHGVSESGSSGTGPTSSNQFGVLDDDDRPKLVLKPRTVTAPINSLAETKQAALIFGKAKPRDDSSTPVSSPRQDLEAITVAMSASSPFAGSTGVPSDHEPVVGDN; encoded by the exons CAATCGTGACAATCGGGACAATCGCGGCAATTTCCGCGACTATCGCAATCGTGACAGGGATCGCGATAGGCAGCGTCAGGTGCCCACGGAACCACCGTTCATCGCCTATGTGGGCAACCTGCCCAAGGGTCTCGTCCAGGGCGATGTGATGAAGATCTTTTCGGACTTCGAGGTGAAGAATGTGCGCCTGATCAAGGACCGTGAGACCGATGAGTTCAAGGGCTACGGCTACGTGGAGTTCGAGACCTTGGCCCAACTGAAGAGGGCTCTCTCTTGCAACGGCCGCATCAAGCTGGACAACTTTTCGGCCCCCCTGCGCATCGATATAGCCGACCATCGCCGGCAGACGCCCGGTTCCAGCGGAGCTGGCGGCGCTCCTCCAGTCGGTGGCTCCCAAAGTCTGGGCGGTCATGAGAGAGGTGGTGGCGGCGGAAGAGGAGGCGGCGCCGGTGGTGGAAACGGTAGCAATCCCTACTACCAAAGGCGCAACTATCGGCGGGACGACAGTGTGGGATCCCATCAGTGTCGCCGGAGGGAAGcgcgcagcagcagcaaccaccaTATGTCCAACAGCAGCCCCACCCAAAGCACCACGTCCATCAACTACAACCGCACCACTCGCGGTGGTTTCAAAAGCCGTGGTGGTGCAGGTGATCGCAGTGGCGGAATGGGCAACGGCCATGggaatggtaatggtaatggcaATCGCTACCAAGGAGGAGCTCCACGTCACTACGATGACCGCGAGGATCATCATTCGTCGAGCAGTGGAGGATACCAGCGCAATCGCAACTACAACTTCAATCG CTCCTTGAACAGCGGGGGCGGAGGAGGTGCTGGAGTGGTTAGGGGCGGGAATCCGCAGCGGAActtcaatggaaatggaggcGGTGGATTCGGGGGcataaatggaaatggcaacTATACCAATTTTGTGCAAAATCGCAACCGCGATCGCCGAGGACACTATAATCCCAACAACGCTGGCAGTTCTGGCAGCTACAATGGCAATGGGAACGGCAACTTTGGCGCGGACAACAGTAATCCTGTCCACGGAGTATCCGAATCGGGATCATCTGGTACCGGTCCCACTTCGAGCAATCAGTTCGGTGTACTCGACGATGATGATCGACCCAAGCTGGTGCTGAAGCCAAGGACAGTGACTGCACCCATTAACTCGCTGGCCGAGACCAAGCAGGCTGCTCTGATCTTCGGAAAGGCTAAGCCCCGCGACGATAGCTCCACGCCCGTATCCTCGCCACGCCAGGACTTGGAGGCCATAACCGTTGCCATGAGTGCGTCTTCTCCATTCGCTGGATCGACAGGAGTGCCAAGTGATCATGAGCCAGTTGTGGGCGACAACTGA
- the LOC120452929 gene encoding heterogeneous nuclear ribonucleoprotein 87F isoform X1 has protein sequence MANRSSQRDREFSRDHTSNYNRDNRDYTRDNRENRDNRDNRDNRDNRDNRDNRDNRGNFRDYRNRDRDRDRQRQVPTEPPFIAYVGNLPKGLVQGDVMKIFSDFEVKNVRLIKDRETDEFKGYGYVEFETLAQLKRALSCNGRIKLDNFSAPLRIDIADHRRQTPGSSGAGGAPPVGGSQSLGGHERGGGGGRGGGAGGGNGSNPYYQRRNYRRDDSVGSHQCRRREARSSSNHHMSNSSPTQSTTSINYNRTTRGGFKSRGGAGDRSGGMGNGHGNGNGNGNRYQGGAPRHYDDREDHHSSSSGGYQRNRNYNFNRNSSSLNSGGGGGAGVVRGGNPQRNFNGNGGGGFGGINGNGNYTNFVQNRNRDRRGHYNPNNAGSSGSYNGNGNGNFGADNSNPVHGVSESGSSGTGPTSSNQFGVLDDDDRPKLVLKPRTVTAPINSLAETKQAALIFGKAKPRDDSSTPVSSPRQDLEAITVAMSASSPFAGSTGVPSDHEPVVGDN, from the exons CAATCGTGACAATCGGGACAATCGCGGCAATTTCCGCGACTATCGCAATCGTGACAGGGATCGCGATAGGCAGCGTCAGGTGCCCACGGAACCACCGTTCATCGCCTATGTGGGCAACCTGCCCAAGGGTCTCGTCCAGGGCGATGTGATGAAGATCTTTTCGGACTTCGAGGTGAAGAATGTGCGCCTGATCAAGGACCGTGAGACCGATGAGTTCAAGGGCTACGGCTACGTGGAGTTCGAGACCTTGGCCCAACTGAAGAGGGCTCTCTCTTGCAACGGCCGCATCAAGCTGGACAACTTTTCGGCCCCCCTGCGCATCGATATAGCCGACCATCGCCGGCAGACGCCCGGTTCCAGCGGAGCTGGCGGCGCTCCTCCAGTCGGTGGCTCCCAAAGTCTGGGCGGTCATGAGAGAGGTGGTGGCGGCGGAAGAGGAGGCGGCGCCGGTGGTGGAAACGGTAGCAATCCCTACTACCAAAGGCGCAACTATCGGCGGGACGACAGTGTGGGATCCCATCAGTGTCGCCGGAGGGAAGcgcgcagcagcagcaaccaccaTATGTCCAACAGCAGCCCCACCCAAAGCACCACGTCCATCAACTACAACCGCACCACTCGCGGTGGTTTCAAAAGCCGTGGTGGTGCAGGTGATCGCAGTGGCGGAATGGGCAACGGCCATGggaatggtaatggtaatggcaATCGCTACCAAGGAGGAGCTCCACGTCACTACGATGACCGCGAGGATCATCATTCGTCGAGCAGTGGAGGATACCAGCGCAATCGCAACTACAACTTCAATCG CAATTCCAGCTCCTTGAACAGCGGGGGCGGAGGAGGTGCTGGAGTGGTTAGGGGCGGGAATCCGCAGCGGAActtcaatggaaatggaggcGGTGGATTCGGGGGcataaatggaaatggcaacTATACCAATTTTGTGCAAAATCGCAACCGCGATCGCCGAGGACACTATAATCCCAACAACGCTGGCAGTTCTGGCAGCTACAATGGCAATGGGAACGGCAACTTTGGCGCGGACAACAGTAATCCTGTCCACGGAGTATCCGAATCGGGATCATCTGGTACCGGTCCCACTTCGAGCAATCAGTTCGGTGTACTCGACGATGATGATCGACCCAAGCTGGTGCTGAAGCCAAGGACAGTGACTGCACCCATTAACTCGCTGGCCGAGACCAAGCAGGCTGCTCTGATCTTCGGAAAGGCTAAGCCCCGCGACGATAGCTCCACGCCCGTATCCTCGCCACGCCAGGACTTGGAGGCCATAACCGTTGCCATGAGTGCGTCTTCTCCATTCGCTGGATCGACAGGAGTGCCAAGTGATCATGAGCCAGTTGTGGGCGACAACTGA
- the LOC120452935 gene encoding serine protease 7, translated as MKVIAAVLLCILINRTAGTQYPECRNPNQRRGMCVSIDLCVPLYYVLSKSVITNSENQFIRESRCASDQSDPPVVCCTADKDYDRWRGEILPRDARLLPDRSICGGDVVHAQIIGGREAVLTEYAWMALLEYQPANGLQLKTVCAGSLINHRYVLTAAHCLSADTMYRNGNLVSVRLGEHDTSTAVDCQNGICLSSVVHIPVEKFHMHESYGTRRNWYDIGLIRLARDVLYSPSIRPVCLPSTVGVRQWQPGQSFTVAGWGETNTSLSSPVKLKAQVTYVEPDRCAHLYVNYTPLGNSHLCASGRRQSDSCEGDSGGPLMAFQEGVWVLGGIVSFGIRCASVYYPGVYTNVIFYESWIHETMRP; from the exons ATGAAGGTGATCGCAGCGGTTTTGCTCTGTATTTTGATTAACCGCACGGCCGGTACACAGT ACCCAGAATGTCGGAATCCCAACCAGCGACGTGGAATGTGTGTGTCCATTGACTTGTGCGTGCCCCTGTATTATGTATTATCGAAGAGTGTAATTACAAACTCTGAGAATCAGTTCATCCGAGAGTCCCGTTGCGCATCAGACCAGAGCGACCCGCCAGTCGTCTGCTGCACTGCGGATAAGGACTACGACAGGTGGCGTGGTGAAATACTTCCGAGAGATGCCAGATTGCTTCCCGATCGGTCCATCTGTGGTGGCGACGTAGTGCACGCGCAGATCATAGGTGGCAGGGAAGCTGTCCTCACGGAATACGCTTGGATGGCGCTACTAGAGTACCAGCCAGCGAATGGATTGCAATTGAAAACGGTCTGCGCGGGATCACTGATCAATCACCGATATGTTCTAACAGCAGCTCACTGCCTTTCGGCAGATACCATGTACCGAAACGGCAACCT AGTCTCTGTGAGATTAGGCGAGCACGACACTAGCACCGCGGTGGATTGCCAAAATGGAATATGCCTATCGAGCGTTGTGCACATCCCGGTCGAGAAGTTCCACATGCATGAGAGCTACGGAACCCGTAGGAACTGGTACGACATTGGTCTGATCCGCTTGGCGAGAGATGTTCTCTATTCGCCCAGCATTCGACCTGTTTGCTTGCCCTCGACTGTGGGTGTGCGGCAATGGCAACCCGGCCAGTCGTTTACCGTTGCAGGATGGGGTGAGACCAACACCAGTTTGAGTAGTCCTGTCAAGTTGAAAGCACAGGTCACCTACGTGGAGCCTGATAGGTGTGCTCACTTGTACGTCAACTATACTCCACTGGGCAACTCCCACTTGTGCGCCAGTGGTAGAAGGCAAAGCGACAGCTGCGAAGGTGACTCCGGCGGACCACTAATGGCATTTCAAGAGGGCGTCTGGGTCCTTGGGGGCATTGTGTCCTTTGGCATTCGTTGCGCCTCTGTCTACTATCCTGGTGTCTACACAAATGTTATTTTCTACGAAAGTTGGATCCATGAGACTATGCGACCATAA